From the genome of Pelagicoccus sp. SDUM812003, one region includes:
- a CDS encoding secretin N-terminal domain-containing protein produces MKKNMQLALTTLLCVGGLTYAMAQESVPAERVADGMVEERQAPISVPSTAPSPSDIDRLYGDLTADEIAEREQAAAQNESLNALANEVASPLDQGISLDATDLISVDYPNEEIRTVLRNVADLYSLNLVVPDSLQGTTSIKLRDVTWRQIYSVVLDPVGFTFIEEGSIIKVVSKDSLNFEPPITEIFMINYAEADQIAKTVGNLVEADKGGRVQVDKRSNALIVSERSSKMDDIRSVIERLDRPTQQVFIETRFIEVTDTDVKNIGVNWATLREYGVGAGPFTQTYNRQSSGERGKEYGDEYNTEEADISNQADVKSIGTTRGIFRDNLTGETIMDSTAIGSQRNASAAFNSLRSIANGKSTSAVFSADQFGVVISALKEQGGSRLVSNPTVVTLNNQEANISVGDRYPIPNYAYNEETGRFEVDGFDWEDIGINLKVTPSVNHTGLITLKVVPSVTDLAGVANFGSAEIPILSNRSTVTQIALKDGFTMGIGGLMKNDSSENKNKVPVLGKVPGLGRLFRHESTRETKLNLLIFITAKILPSEEADFEDVFSQEMMMNTGVDPVSLKNR; encoded by the coding sequence ATGAAAAAGAATATGCAACTAGCATTGACGACGCTATTGTGCGTCGGTGGCCTGACTTATGCCATGGCCCAAGAGAGCGTCCCTGCCGAAAGGGTAGCGGATGGTATGGTAGAAGAACGACAAGCTCCTATCTCGGTTCCTTCGACAGCCCCAAGTCCGAGCGATATCGATCGGCTCTATGGTGATTTGACGGCGGACGAGATCGCGGAGCGCGAGCAGGCAGCTGCTCAAAACGAGAGCCTGAACGCTCTCGCGAATGAAGTGGCATCTCCTCTGGACCAGGGCATATCCCTGGATGCTACGGACCTAATCTCAGTTGACTACCCGAATGAGGAGATTCGGACCGTGTTGAGGAATGTAGCGGACCTGTATTCTCTCAATCTCGTAGTGCCGGATTCCCTACAGGGAACGACTTCTATAAAGCTGCGCGATGTCACTTGGCGGCAGATCTACTCGGTCGTTCTCGATCCGGTAGGTTTCACTTTTATCGAAGAGGGATCGATCATAAAGGTCGTGAGCAAGGACTCGTTGAACTTCGAGCCGCCAATCACGGAAATCTTCATGATCAACTATGCGGAAGCGGACCAGATCGCTAAGACGGTGGGCAACCTCGTGGAGGCTGACAAAGGAGGCCGCGTGCAGGTCGACAAGCGCAGCAACGCGTTGATCGTTTCCGAACGCTCATCCAAGATGGATGACATTCGCAGCGTCATCGAGCGTCTCGACCGTCCCACTCAGCAGGTCTTCATCGAGACTCGTTTTATCGAAGTCACCGACACGGATGTGAAGAACATCGGTGTCAACTGGGCGACGTTGCGAGAATATGGAGTCGGAGCCGGTCCTTTCACCCAAACCTACAATCGTCAGTCTTCGGGCGAGCGAGGAAAGGAATATGGCGACGAGTACAACACGGAGGAGGCCGACATCAGCAATCAGGCGGATGTTAAGTCGATTGGTACCACGCGAGGCATTTTCAGAGACAACCTGACTGGCGAAACCATTATGGACTCGACCGCGATCGGATCTCAGAGAAACGCCTCCGCTGCTTTCAACTCTTTGCGCAGCATCGCGAACGGCAAGTCGACCTCCGCCGTTTTCAGCGCCGATCAGTTTGGCGTGGTCATCAGCGCCCTCAAGGAGCAAGGCGGCAGCCGTCTCGTATCCAATCCCACGGTTGTGACCCTCAACAACCAGGAAGCGAATATTTCAGTGGGCGATCGGTATCCAATACCTAACTACGCATACAACGAAGAGACTGGACGTTTCGAAGTCGATGGCTTCGATTGGGAAGATATCGGAATCAATCTGAAGGTGACGCCATCCGTCAACCACACTGGGTTGATCACTCTGAAGGTTGTCCCGTCGGTGACGGACCTAGCGGGGGTAGCGAACTTCGGCTCTGCTGAGATTCCCATTCTCTCGAACCGCAGCACTGTCACCCAGATCGCCCTCAAGGACGGTTTCACCATGGGCATTGGTGGCCTGATGAAAAACGATAGCTCAGAGAACAAGAACAAGGTTCCGGTGCTCGGAAAGGTTCCGGGGCTCGGTCGCCTGTTCCGTCATGAGTCGACTCGGGAAACCAAGCTCAATCTGCTCATCTTCATCACCGCCAAAATCCTGCCAAGCGAGGAAGCTGATTTCGAAGACGTTTTCTCACAGGAGATGATGATGAACACAGGTGTCGATCCGGTCTCTCTTAAGAACCGCTAG
- a CDS encoding secondary thiamine-phosphate synthase enzyme YjbQ: MGVYHSEVSIRTSGQGTLEITDKARNAVRESGFKEGLVTVFCRHTSCSLVLMENADPSARRDLEDYLNRLVPENDPHFTHTYEGPDDMPSHIKMALTRSSETIPFSSGSLRLGTWQGVFLWEHRAAPHSRSIVLTVVGE; encoded by the coding sequence ATGGGCGTCTATCATTCAGAAGTGAGCATTCGCACGAGCGGACAAGGAACGCTCGAAATCACCGACAAAGCGCGCAACGCAGTGCGTGAGAGCGGATTCAAGGAAGGCTTGGTAACCGTATTCTGCCGCCATACCAGCTGCAGTCTCGTGCTGATGGAAAACGCGGACCCATCCGCCCGTCGAGACCTGGAAGACTACCTGAACCGATTGGTGCCGGAAAACGATCCGCATTTCACCCACACCTACGAAGGTCCGGACGACATGCCGTCCCACATCAAGATGGCCCTGACTCGAAGCTCGGAGACGATCCCATTCTCCAGCGGATCCTTGCGCCTCGGGACCTGGCAAGGCGTTTTCCTGTGGGAACACCGCGCCGCGCCGCATTCGCGATCCATCGTGCTCACGGTGGTCGGCGAGTAA
- a CDS encoding trypsin-like peptidase domain-containing protein: MNPLARASFIAFLSTCVAVGIGFQAQGRARAIDEIESQLIDLYQKNRDAVARVKVATRTKDASGADSTALTVLSGFFIDPNGHVLTNALPSTDNSRIWIEKGGKQYLAVLVGTDTTCNLSLLQLAKPPETLTHIPLETTPDATPIGSLAIAITCPLEFEPTPKWGLVSGRESKFSDIRFPFAYTRVSIPSGPAEGGSPVFDKRGRLIGISVATLPEVSSSYIVPTAALKRVADYLRQGRAFPHLELGADLLESEISYSNEARKSVVVQNLHNNGLAKNSGLRKGDTILRINGEEISSLNQLSDLLFFSERDAFLQVTVLRGDEEIELAILAPGD; encoded by the coding sequence ATGAACCCCTTGGCAAGGGCAAGCTTTATCGCGTTCCTCTCGACGTGCGTGGCGGTAGGAATCGGCTTCCAAGCGCAAGGCAGAGCCAGGGCGATCGACGAAATCGAATCGCAACTCATCGATCTGTATCAGAAAAACCGCGACGCGGTCGCGCGAGTGAAGGTCGCGACTCGAACCAAGGACGCTTCCGGAGCCGACAGCACGGCGCTCACCGTGCTATCTGGCTTCTTCATCGATCCGAACGGCCACGTTCTCACCAACGCGCTGCCTTCGACCGACAATTCCCGCATCTGGATCGAAAAAGGCGGAAAGCAATACCTAGCCGTACTCGTTGGCACCGACACCACCTGCAACCTGAGCCTGCTGCAGCTCGCCAAACCTCCGGAAACGCTTACACACATCCCCTTGGAGACCACGCCGGACGCGACGCCCATCGGCTCGCTCGCCATCGCCATCACGTGCCCTCTCGAATTCGAGCCCACTCCCAAATGGGGACTCGTGAGCGGCAGAGAAAGCAAGTTTTCCGACATCCGCTTTCCGTTCGCCTACACGCGAGTCAGCATCCCATCGGGTCCCGCTGAAGGAGGCTCGCCTGTATTCGACAAACGAGGACGGCTAATCGGTATCAGCGTCGCAACGCTGCCCGAAGTTTCTTCGAGCTACATCGTACCGACAGCAGCCTTGAAACGAGTCGCCGACTACCTCCGCCAAGGTCGGGCCTTCCCACATCTAGAGCTCGGAGCCGATCTGCTGGAGTCGGAGATCAGCTACTCAAACGAAGCTCGAAAAAGCGTAGTGGTTCAAAACCTACACAACAACGGGCTAGCGAAAAACAGCGGACTGAGAAAGGGTGACACCATCTTGCGAATCAACGGCGAGGAAATCAGCTCACTCAATCAGCTAAGCGACCTGCTTTTCTTCAGCGAACGGGATGCCTTTCTGCAGGTGACTGTTCTACGAGGCGACGAGGAAATCGAGCTGGCGATACTGGCGCCTGGCGACTAG
- a CDS encoding sigma-70 family RNA polymerase sigma factor translates to MSVSKAMSKTLVSSPERQKEADEDLAIVQKVQAGDVDAFDDLIVKYRERIYAVIYNLTSNREDASDLAQDTFIKAFQSVGRFKGKSSFFTWLYRIALNTTLTHLRKHKLRRFFSFEKMSEEDHSAGFIDQLKTDSDSDKSALMNELQEKLNDAFQKLSVKHRTVITLYEIDGLSHKEIAEIVGTSVGTVRSRLHYAKQFLQAELKDYVR, encoded by the coding sequence ATGAGCGTCAGCAAGGCCATGTCCAAGACCTTGGTTTCTTCGCCCGAAAGGCAGAAAGAGGCCGACGAAGACCTCGCCATCGTACAGAAAGTACAGGCCGGGGACGTGGACGCGTTCGACGACCTCATCGTCAAATACCGGGAGCGGATATACGCGGTTATCTACAACTTGACCTCCAACCGGGAAGACGCCTCCGACCTCGCTCAGGACACCTTTATCAAGGCCTTCCAATCCGTCGGACGCTTCAAGGGCAAGTCCAGCTTCTTCACCTGGCTCTACCGCATCGCCCTCAACACCACCCTCACCCACCTTCGCAAGCACAAGCTCAGACGTTTCTTCAGCTTCGAGAAGATGAGCGAGGAAGACCACTCGGCCGGCTTCATCGATCAGCTCAAGACCGACTCGGACTCCGACAAGAGCGCCTTGATGAACGAACTGCAGGAGAAGCTCAACGACGCCTTCCAAAAGCTCTCCGTGAAGCACCGAACCGTGATCACGCTCTACGAAATCGACGGATTGAGCCACAAGGAGATCGCCGAGATCGTCGGCACCTCGGTCGGCACGGTCCGTTCCCGCCTCCACTACGCCAAGCAATTTCTTCAAGCCGAACTCAAGGACTACGTGCGCTAG
- a CDS encoding polyprenyl synthetase family protein, whose amino-acid sequence MQNPPETPSASTAKQLPELFEILQPHLKALDSFLLEQVSQFEPEIREHAEYSIDTGGKRIRPSLIFFSGWQADGQVDENLVRLAAVVETVHLATLVHDDIMDEADIRRNRATVARKYNNATAVLLGDALFSHAVYLATLFPTNEVCRNVAESTRKVCTGEILQTMQRGDPDLDMATYLRVIDLKTAELFRVACFLGARLGGYSDAYVRASGAFGRHLGIAYQIYDDMTDLFGSQEKIGKTLGTDIATGKPTMPLILMRDRLPAEEARALRDTLSGKREADIPYWLEKLRQMGIFEEVRQAIFQEIEKARDAVAPYQNQTAANYLHTISQLLWNQVAAL is encoded by the coding sequence ATGCAAAACCCGCCCGAAACGCCAAGCGCCTCGACAGCCAAGCAGCTCCCCGAGCTGTTCGAGATCCTGCAGCCGCACCTAAAGGCCCTGGACAGCTTCCTGCTGGAGCAAGTTTCCCAATTCGAGCCAGAGATTCGCGAGCACGCGGAATACAGCATCGATACCGGAGGGAAACGCATCCGCCCGTCCCTCATCTTCTTCAGCGGCTGGCAGGCCGACGGCCAGGTCGACGAAAATCTGGTACGGCTCGCCGCAGTCGTGGAGACCGTACACCTGGCCACCCTCGTGCACGACGACATCATGGACGAAGCGGACATCCGCCGCAATCGAGCCACCGTGGCCCGCAAGTACAACAACGCCACCGCCGTGCTGCTGGGCGACGCCCTCTTCTCGCACGCCGTCTACCTCGCCACCCTCTTTCCGACCAACGAGGTCTGCCGCAACGTCGCCGAATCCACCCGCAAGGTGTGCACCGGAGAAATCCTGCAAACCATGCAGCGAGGCGATCCGGACCTCGACATGGCCACCTACCTTCGCGTCATCGACCTGAAGACGGCCGAACTCTTTCGCGTGGCCTGCTTCCTAGGGGCTCGCCTAGGAGGCTACAGCGACGCCTACGTGCGCGCCAGCGGCGCCTTCGGCCGACATCTGGGCATCGCCTACCAGATTTACGACGACATGACCGACCTGTTCGGCTCGCAGGAAAAGATCGGCAAAACGCTCGGCACCGACATCGCTACCGGCAAACCGACCATGCCACTGATCCTCATGCGCGACCGACTACCGGCCGAAGAAGCTCGGGCCCTTCGAGACACCCTATCGGGCAAACGGGAGGCAGATATTCCCTACTGGCTGGAAAAGCTGCGCCAAATGGGCATCTTCGAAGAAGTCCGTCAGGCGATTTTTCAGGAAATCGAAAAGGCCCGCGACGCCGTCGCTCCCTACCAGAACCAAACCGCCGCCAACTACTTGCACACCATCAGCCAGTTGCTCTGGAACCAAGTCGCCGCCCTGTAG
- a CDS encoding KpsF/GutQ family sugar-phosphate isomerase — MDKEQIIAKGRRCLEIEIAALQATRDHLGDGFADVVLILKNALVDGKKLILSGVGKNAHICQKLVGTLNSIGAPSCFLDPVQALHGDMGLCREGDALLAFSNSGETAELLRFLPMVQRFDVKTIGVTAASASTLCELCDASLIYSVEREACPLDLAPTASTTASMAIGDAVAMVLLELNAFSREDFAKFHPGGNLGRVLAPKVDEIMRGGDRLACLPLTASCKDCLAEMSAKSCGCIALVNQDRSLAGIMTDGDIRRFVLSHPDFLQIQASEVMTRNPITIASGSYAAEALKTFESHSIDDLLVVDGQNRPIGIIDGQDLTKLRIV; from the coding sequence ATGGATAAGGAACAAATCATTGCCAAAGGCCGCCGCTGCCTCGAGATCGAAATCGCCGCTTTGCAGGCCACGCGCGACCACTTGGGAGACGGATTCGCGGACGTGGTTCTCATCCTGAAAAACGCCCTCGTCGACGGCAAGAAGCTCATCCTCAGCGGCGTGGGAAAAAACGCCCACATCTGCCAGAAGCTGGTCGGAACGCTCAACAGCATCGGAGCGCCCTCCTGCTTCCTCGACCCGGTGCAGGCGCTGCACGGCGACATGGGCCTATGCCGCGAAGGCGACGCCCTGCTGGCGTTCAGCAACAGCGGAGAAACCGCGGAGCTGCTTCGCTTTCTGCCCATGGTGCAACGCTTCGACGTGAAGACCATCGGCGTGACCGCCGCCAGCGCATCCACGCTTTGCGAACTGTGCGACGCCTCCCTGATCTACTCGGTCGAGCGCGAAGCCTGTCCGCTGGATCTGGCCCCCACCGCCAGCACCACCGCCAGCATGGCCATCGGAGACGCCGTGGCCATGGTCCTGCTCGAGCTCAACGCGTTCAGCCGCGAAGACTTCGCGAAGTTTCACCCGGGCGGAAACCTAGGACGCGTCCTGGCGCCCAAGGTCGACGAAATCATGCGCGGCGGAGATCGCCTCGCCTGCCTCCCACTCACCGCCAGCTGCAAGGACTGCCTGGCCGAGATGTCCGCCAAGAGCTGCGGCTGCATCGCCTTGGTCAATCAGGACCGCAGCCTCGCCGGCATCATGACCGACGGGGACATTCGCCGCTTCGTTCTAAGCCACCCCGACTTCCTGCAAATCCAGGCGAGTGAAGTCATGACAAGAAACCCCATCACCATCGCTTCCGGCTCCTACGCGGCCGAAGCCCTCAAGACCTTCGAGTCCCACAGCATCGACGATCTGCTGGTGGTCGATGGGCAAAATCGGCCTATCGGCATCATCGACGGCCAGGACCTCACCAAACTGCGCATCGTCTAG
- a CDS encoding LysM peptidoglycan-binding domain-containing protein, with the protein MTLFIKASRLIFLTCCGLLLLAGCSERPTFETLSEEEDPVFRRARDLYARGMENEALENFLKLIQKRNGNAPESHLDAGNIYLKHLHDPISAIYHFKKYEALMRRSDEPDAQTRISLVRDLIKSATKEFATTFDAKVYQDPLERLKLLDTIEMLRSENELLKQQLADARSRLNDNRAANVSYASQEEDDAPSAPQTTLQAQASPRFTPQAPEPTGRVYTIQSGDSLYRIARRMYGDANRWRDILEANRDLIPDETNLKVGTEIRIP; encoded by the coding sequence ATGACTCTCTTTATCAAGGCTTCCAGACTAATCTTTTTGACCTGTTGCGGACTGCTGCTTCTGGCGGGGTGTTCCGAGCGTCCGACTTTCGAGACCTTGAGCGAAGAGGAGGATCCGGTGTTTCGACGCGCGAGAGACCTGTACGCTCGTGGGATGGAGAACGAGGCCTTGGAGAACTTTCTCAAGCTGATTCAGAAGCGAAACGGCAACGCTCCGGAGTCGCACCTCGATGCGGGAAACATCTACCTCAAGCACTTGCACGATCCCATTTCCGCCATCTATCACTTCAAGAAGTACGAGGCCTTGATGAGGCGTAGTGACGAACCGGATGCGCAGACCCGGATCAGTCTGGTGCGCGATCTGATCAAGAGCGCCACCAAGGAGTTCGCGACCACCTTCGACGCCAAGGTTTACCAGGATCCGCTGGAGCGTCTCAAGCTATTGGATACGATCGAGATGCTGCGATCGGAGAACGAGCTGCTCAAGCAGCAGCTGGCGGATGCCCGATCGCGGTTGAACGACAATCGAGCGGCCAATGTGAGCTACGCCTCGCAGGAGGAGGACGACGCGCCGTCCGCTCCGCAGACCACGCTGCAAGCTCAGGCCAGCCCGCGCTTCACTCCGCAGGCGCCGGAGCCGACAGGTCGGGTCTACACCATCCAATCGGGGGACTCGCTCTACCGCATCGCTCGTCGTATGTACGGCGATGCCAACCGCTGGCGCGACATCCTGGAAGCGAATCGGGATCTCATCCCGGACGAGACCAACCTCAAGGTCGGCACCGAGATCCGCATCCCTTAA
- a CDS encoding YiiD C-terminal domain-containing protein codes for MEIPLKRVEEFLNQRIPLSKALNCQVVEATDKTLRICVPKFVNTVADETFSDTASIDLCQLTTWTFLQISLQRLNYKPLTTLCAAQWAKGREIDSNSKTITASCSLPPDREWQQFLRMLSRKARARVTVVATLSDELSETATFTCEYDTRDLDPA; via the coding sequence ATGGAAATACCCTTAAAACGCGTAGAGGAATTCCTAAACCAGCGAATTCCCCTCTCCAAAGCTCTCAACTGCCAAGTGGTCGAAGCTACGGACAAAACCCTACGCATCTGCGTGCCCAAGTTCGTGAACACCGTGGCGGACGAAACCTTTTCCGACACCGCCAGCATCGACCTCTGCCAGCTCACCACCTGGACTTTCCTGCAGATCTCGCTACAGCGACTCAACTACAAGCCGCTCACCACCTTGTGCGCCGCCCAATGGGCTAAAGGCCGCGAGATCGACAGCAACTCGAAGACCATCACCGCCTCCTGCTCGCTGCCGCCCGATCGCGAATGGCAGCAGTTTCTTCGCATGCTGTCCCGCAAGGCTCGGGCCCGGGTGACCGTCGTAGCGACCTTGAGCGACGAACTGAGCGAAACCGCTACATTTACTTGCGAATACGATACGCGCGATTTGGATCCCGCGTAG
- a CDS encoding DUF4038 domain-containing protein, with the protein MSSSTDQDIISDGSETALRGGCHELTFSSEHVVTAKIPSLPIQLTYSLPSGVKISARGYAVGDGHAKARCYVPEAGEWSWEAKNAFGKGIASGRFFADESKLPGKLQVAPADQRQFRYASGDPFLHMGDTAWRLFSPEEKNWKAYIDQAGQAGITKVRAWLSGNGSSVASYFHPQRKQLDLAFWDEVEHRLRYALTRFPHIQFQLNLFGNDREELVRYEEGDPLTHLAIIYCLERLSSLPNVHWSLACEIDPTKDNAVVLQALSRLGKTVFEQAPWHSLITCGQPRFANFLFDREKWCGMTSLSSLGQVTGEIAQTQRPLTGKPIVLEEDRAEYASPPLQPRYYFRRLFWGLLLSGAHPSYQGLDTARETAGHRSGIYGYYDACHAGRLHHGAHDLLHIHGFFRETGISLQGWVSDDSLGGSNPLLVKSMRSQQSDQCIIYVANPDAHEGHSGKDGKGFYSDLNASPSDIFTTFSLDLPFGSGAARWYSPSTGQWRGEVAITKPSTIFLTPEPGDWILWIQKS; encoded by the coding sequence ATGTCCAGCTCCACCGATCAAGACATCATCAGCGACGGAAGCGAGACCGCTCTCCGAGGCGGATGTCACGAGCTCACCTTCTCCAGCGAACACGTCGTCACCGCGAAAATCCCCTCGCTGCCCATCCAGCTCACCTACTCCCTCCCGTCGGGAGTGAAAATCTCCGCCCGCGGCTACGCGGTGGGAGATGGCCACGCCAAGGCCCGCTGCTACGTGCCGGAGGCTGGAGAATGGTCGTGGGAGGCGAAAAACGCTTTCGGCAAGGGCATCGCCAGCGGGCGATTCTTCGCCGACGAGTCCAAGCTTCCCGGGAAGCTGCAGGTCGCTCCGGCCGATCAACGGCAGTTTCGCTACGCCAGCGGAGATCCGTTTCTCCACATGGGCGACACCGCTTGGCGCCTATTCTCACCAGAAGAAAAGAACTGGAAGGCCTATATCGATCAAGCTGGGCAAGCGGGCATCACCAAGGTGCGGGCCTGGCTCTCGGGCAACGGCAGCTCCGTCGCCAGCTATTTCCACCCGCAGCGCAAGCAGCTCGATCTGGCGTTTTGGGACGAGGTGGAGCATCGCCTGCGCTACGCCCTGACTCGTTTTCCTCATATCCAGTTCCAGCTGAACCTCTTCGGAAACGATCGCGAGGAGCTCGTTCGCTACGAGGAAGGTGACCCGCTCACCCATCTCGCGATCATCTACTGTCTGGAGCGCTTGAGCTCCTTGCCCAACGTCCATTGGTCGCTCGCCTGCGAAATCGATCCCACCAAGGACAACGCCGTAGTGCTGCAAGCCCTCTCCCGCTTGGGCAAGACGGTCTTCGAACAGGCCCCTTGGCACTCGCTCATCACGTGCGGGCAGCCGCGCTTCGCCAACTTTCTTTTCGACCGGGAGAAGTGGTGCGGGATGACCTCGCTGAGCTCCTTGGGTCAAGTCACCGGCGAAATCGCCCAGACCCAGCGACCACTCACCGGAAAGCCGATCGTGCTGGAAGAGGATCGGGCGGAATACGCCAGCCCCCCGCTGCAGCCGCGCTACTATTTCCGCAGGCTCTTTTGGGGCCTGCTTCTCTCGGGGGCCCACCCTAGCTACCAAGGCTTGGACACGGCCCGGGAGACCGCTGGGCATCGCTCCGGCATCTACGGCTACTACGACGCCTGCCACGCCGGACGCCTCCACCACGGGGCCCATGACCTCCTGCACATTCACGGCTTCTTCCGCGAGACCGGCATCTCCCTGCAAGGTTGGGTTTCCGACGACTCTCTCGGCGGCTCCAATCCCTTGCTTGTCAAGTCCATGCGCTCGCAGCAAAGCGACCAATGCATCATCTACGTCGCCAACCCCGACGCCCATGAAGGCCACAGCGGAAAAGACGGAAAAGGCTTCTATTCCGATCTGAACGCCTCCCCAAGCGACATCTTCACCACCTTCAGTCTCGACCTGCCTTTCGGTTCCGGCGCCGCTCGCTGGTACAGCCCCTCGACCGGTCAGTGGCGCGGCGAAGTCGCCATCACCAAACCCTCCACCATCTTCCTCACTCCCGAGCCTGGTGACTGGATCCTCTGGATCCAAAAGAGCTGA
- a CDS encoding DUF5069 domain-containing protein, with protein MSRPDTGVVHHDLPSPYIPHSCGLLHLPRFIAKAKKAVKGELGKSYQRNYKKGFDRFLCLHLGIDPDAVENIVRESDNDEEIDRKLAELFPQDLRVAKWNRELVQKGMSEMGRQALEDAKRKMGIEDRTDLLSFADMIEFDEQRID; from the coding sequence ATGAGTCGACCAGATACCGGCGTTGTCCACCACGACCTGCCATCACCCTACATCCCGCACTCCTGCGGGCTGCTGCACCTGCCGCGCTTCATCGCGAAGGCGAAAAAGGCAGTCAAGGGAGAGCTCGGCAAGTCCTACCAACGCAACTACAAGAAGGGCTTCGACCGCTTCCTCTGCCTTCATCTGGGCATTGATCCCGACGCGGTGGAAAACATCGTTCGCGAGAGCGACAACGACGAGGAGATCGACCGCAAGCTGGCGGAGCTTTTCCCACAGGACCTACGAGTCGCGAAGTGGAATCGCGAACTGGTGCAAAAGGGCATGAGCGAGATGGGACGACAAGCCCTTGAAGACGCGAAGCGAAAAATGGGCATCGAGGATCGTACCGATCTTCTCTCCTTCGCTGACATGATCGAGTTTGACGAGCAGCGCATCGACTGA
- a CDS encoding aminotransferase class I/II-fold pyridoxal phosphate-dependent enzyme, with amino-acid sequence MSFGQQLPLGQRIPASIHAVSVSIPTMDDVIGYEEKRPSTMAELQSGYPRFVVHRYLKTISEHWKDLFSSPRSAIWLTASDRMAKRLQAHLAPLETTYLKHDGVSGLRIPDDDDANTRAKLFLQHIGGFLSSRAAEDYLIRQGLLETAQPEATYAGDAEASAREQLAPLFSCSPDDLILANNGMNAFFSAFEAVRHLQARHGKNAWVKLGWLYTDTMHILDKLSGEHAENFELLDIFDLDQLETALQERGHEIAGIVTEAPTNPMIQTMDLERISDLATKHQIYLIVDPTVCSPRNIDVAPYADIIVNSLTKYAGHEGDVMLGAIAATSRCPLREDFLRLARETAEPAYARDLSRIAYQLPHYESIVEQINQSTKKIVAYLEAHPAIKKVYWSGEEKSRASYQKLARREDAIGGLLSFELTGPLAAFYDAVPLPKGPSFGMRDTLLCPYIYLAHYALVTSESGRALLAKAGISPELIRLSIGLEPADQIIQALDAALPGSSAH; translated from the coding sequence ATGAGCTTCGGTCAACAACTCCCTCTGGGGCAGCGTATCCCCGCATCCATACACGCCGTATCCGTCAGCATCCCCACCATGGACGACGTGATCGGCTACGAGGAAAAGCGCCCGAGCACCATGGCCGAGCTGCAGTCCGGCTATCCACGCTTCGTGGTGCATCGGTACCTAAAAACCATTTCGGAACACTGGAAGGACCTGTTCTCCTCGCCGCGAAGCGCGATCTGGCTCACCGCCTCCGACCGCATGGCGAAGCGACTGCAGGCACACCTCGCGCCGCTCGAAACGACCTACCTGAAACACGACGGCGTATCGGGACTGCGGATACCTGACGACGATGACGCCAACACCCGAGCGAAACTCTTCCTGCAGCACATCGGCGGCTTTCTCTCCAGCCGGGCCGCGGAAGACTACCTGATCCGCCAGGGCCTGCTGGAGACGGCCCAGCCCGAAGCGACGTACGCCGGCGACGCCGAGGCCAGCGCCCGCGAGCAGCTCGCTCCGCTTTTCAGTTGCTCGCCCGACGACCTCATCCTGGCGAACAATGGCATGAACGCCTTCTTCTCAGCCTTCGAGGCGGTTCGCCACCTGCAAGCTCGGCATGGCAAAAACGCGTGGGTGAAGCTCGGCTGGCTCTACACCGACACCATGCACATTCTCGACAAGCTCAGCGGCGAGCATGCCGAGAACTTCGAACTGCTCGACATTTTCGACCTGGATCAACTGGAAACAGCCCTGCAGGAACGCGGACACGAGATAGCGGGCATCGTCACCGAAGCTCCGACCAACCCGATGATCCAAACCATGGATCTCGAGCGTATCAGCGATCTGGCGACAAAGCATCAAATCTACCTGATCGTCGATCCAACGGTCTGTTCCCCGCGCAACATCGATGTGGCTCCCTACGCGGATATCATCGTGAACAGTCTGACCAAATACGCCGGGCACGAGGGAGATGTCATGCTCGGGGCTATCGCCGCTACCAGCCGCTGCCCGCTGCGAGAGGATTTCCTGCGCCTGGCTCGCGAAACCGCCGAGCCGGCCTACGCTCGCGACCTATCTCGAATCGCGTATCAGCTGCCTCACTACGAGAGCATTGTAGAGCAGATCAACCAGTCCACGAAGAAGATCGTCGCCTACCTGGAAGCGCATCCCGCTATCAAAAAGGTCTACTGGTCGGGAGAGGAGAAGTCCCGAGCCAGCTACCAGAAGCTTGCCCGCCGCGAGGACGCGATCGGCGGACTGCTTTCCTTCGAGTTGACGGGACCGCTCGCTGCTTTCTACGACGCCGTGCCGCTGCCGAAAGGGCCCAGCTTCGGCATGCGCGACACCCTGCTCTGTCCCTACATCTACCTGGCCCACTACGCCCTCGTCACCAGCGAGAGCGGCCGAGCCCTGCTCGCCAAGGCCGGCATCAGCCCGGAACTGATACGCCTGAGCATCGGCCTGGAACCGGCTGACCAGATCATCCAAGCGCTTGACGCCGCCCTGCCGGGCAGTTCAGCTCACTGA